The following coding sequences lie in one Fimbriiglobus ruber genomic window:
- a CDS encoding redoxin family protein has product MKMRLFSVFAIVLGAGYFTGVARSAETPAADSVKDVTFSEHVAPLLFANCTGCHRPGEVAPFPLLTYQDARKHAKTMLRVMNDRYMPPWHPEPGHGEFQNERRLTDAQIALFDRWVKAGMPEGDPKKLPPVPKFPEGWQLGKPDLIVKMDRPFAVPADGADIYQNFVIPLGVTEDKWVTAVEFRSTSPAVVHHVLYFLDNSGRGRERAAKMGQPGFPGMGFRPTGSLGGWAVGAIPVRLPDGLAYPLRKGSDLVLQTHFHPSGKPESELLTVGIYFAEKAPKRSLASLQLPPAFGLFSNIDIPAGKADFKVTDSFILPVAVDLIGAGAHAHYLGKTMKMTAKLPDGEQKNLFSIRDWDFNWQGQYLYKEAVRLPKGTVIRGEVTWDNSAENPRNPSSPPVRVHWGEGSTDEMGSARLMMVAAEEKDATALREAIRAHTLQTAVRSRVRGDKIEWQRLGLEPPAFWKDGPAKTSPKLTFNDLNGREQKPLVVENAKAHVIVFITNDCPISNGYAPEINALVKEYADKPVRFFAAHVDPDLTPDAARKHASEYGLTLPIVLDTKHQLVTATGVTTTPEVVVIDHTNQIVYRGRIDDRHADLGKKRQAPDKRDLRDALTAVLAGELVKVSKTEAVGCAIPDLPTGGRK; this is encoded by the coding sequence ATGAAAATGCGTCTGTTCTCTGTCTTCGCTATCGTACTTGGAGCTGGCTATTTCACCGGCGTGGCCCGGTCCGCCGAAACTCCCGCGGCTGATTCGGTCAAAGACGTTACCTTCTCGGAACACGTAGCCCCTCTCCTCTTCGCGAACTGCACGGGCTGCCACCGGCCGGGCGAAGTGGCCCCGTTTCCCTTGTTGACGTACCAGGACGCCCGCAAGCACGCCAAGACGATGCTCCGGGTGATGAACGACCGCTACATGCCGCCGTGGCACCCCGAGCCGGGGCACGGCGAATTCCAAAACGAACGCCGCCTGACCGACGCCCAGATTGCCCTCTTTGACCGCTGGGTGAAAGCCGGTATGCCGGAGGGCGACCCGAAGAAATTACCGCCCGTGCCCAAATTTCCCGAAGGGTGGCAACTCGGTAAGCCGGATCTGATCGTGAAAATGGATCGCCCGTTCGCCGTGCCGGCTGACGGAGCGGATATCTACCAGAACTTCGTCATCCCGCTCGGCGTGACGGAAGACAAATGGGTGACGGCAGTCGAGTTCCGCAGTACGTCCCCGGCCGTCGTTCACCACGTCCTCTATTTCCTTGATAACAGCGGCCGCGGCCGGGAACGGGCCGCCAAGATGGGACAACCCGGCTTCCCCGGCATGGGCTTCCGGCCGACCGGCAGCCTCGGCGGGTGGGCCGTGGGCGCCATCCCCGTGCGCCTGCCGGACGGCCTCGCGTACCCGCTCCGTAAAGGGTCCGACCTCGTCCTCCAGACCCACTTTCACCCGTCGGGCAAGCCCGAGTCGGAACTGCTTACGGTCGGCATTTACTTCGCTGAGAAAGCGCCGAAGCGATCGCTGGCGAGCCTACAACTTCCGCCCGCGTTCGGGCTGTTTTCAAACATCGATATCCCGGCCGGGAAAGCGGATTTCAAAGTGACCGACTCGTTTATCCTGCCGGTGGCCGTCGACCTGATCGGGGCCGGGGCGCACGCCCACTATCTTGGCAAGACGATGAAAATGACGGCGAAACTGCCGGACGGGGAACAGAAGAACCTCTTCTCAATACGCGACTGGGATTTCAACTGGCAGGGCCAGTACCTGTACAAGGAGGCGGTGCGGTTGCCGAAGGGGACCGTGATCCGGGGCGAAGTCACCTGGGATAACTCGGCCGAGAACCCCCGCAATCCGAGTAGCCCGCCGGTTCGCGTCCACTGGGGCGAAGGCTCGACGGACGAGATGGGCTCCGCCCGCTTGATGATGGTGGCGGCCGAGGAGAAAGATGCGACCGCGTTGCGCGAAGCGATCCGGGCGCACACCCTTCAAACGGCGGTCCGTTCGCGGGTCCGCGGGGACAAGATCGAGTGGCAACGGCTCGGCCTAGAACCGCCCGCGTTTTGGAAAGACGGCCCGGCGAAAACGAGCCCGAAGCTCACCTTCAACGACCTCAATGGTCGCGAACAGAAACCGCTGGTCGTGGAAAACGCGAAAGCCCACGTGATCGTTTTCATCACGAACGATTGCCCGATCTCGAACGGGTACGCCCCGGAGATTAACGCATTGGTGAAGGAGTACGCCGACAAGCCGGTCCGGTTCTTCGCGGCCCACGTCGATCCGGATTTAACGCCCGACGCGGCCCGTAAACATGCTTCGGAATACGGACTCACACTGCCGATTGTTCTGGACACGAAACACCAACTCGTGACGGCCACGGGTGTCACCACGACGCCGGAAGTCGTGGTCATCGACCACACGAATCAAATCGTTTACCGCGGGCGGATTGACGACCGCCACGCCGACCTCGGTAAGAAGCGGCAAGCGCCCGATAAGAGAGACTTACGCGACGCGTTAACGGCTGTGCTGGCTGGTGAGCTGGTCAAGGTGTCGAAGACCGAGGCCGTCGGATGTGCAATCCCGGATCTGCCAACCGGCGGGCGAAAGTAG
- a CDS encoding primary-amine oxidase has protein sequence MPTPITHPLEPLTADEVRRAVSILKDSGKVTRTTRFVSVSLKEPPKASVHGYTGGPISRTVFAVLFDNATNSCFEVVVSLAEEKVVGWKHVPGVQPTMTADEQAECEQAVLTSPEFKAALKKQYGIEDTSLVMADIWSAGYYGNAEEAGLRLARPLCFLRADPTENGYARPIEGVRPVVDLNAMKVIRVEEYGHWPLPPDAGNYAADRVPHQRTDIKPLEITQPEGPSFQVEGYNVTWQNWKFVIGFNAREGLTLHHLRYTDGCEDRSVLYRASLTEMVVPYGDPTPTQYRKNAFDVGEYGMGMCANSLELGCDCLGLIRYFDAHLCTSRGEPLTIKNAICMHEEDYGILWKHTDRRLPDRPEVRRSRRLVVSSISTVENYEYGFFWYLYQDGNIQFEIKLTGILSLGTLQPFEKSPYGPLIAPQLYAPAHQHFFNARLDFDLDGQANSVYQVDVKPDEPGPNNPHANAFAARPTLLKTEKQARAHLNLETARTWRIANPNVLNAVGEPVGYKLFPMDNSFPMAGPDAWWRKRAEFVNYHVWVTPFAPDEQYAAGDYPNQSRGGGEGLMKWTEQDRPIENTDVVLWYTFGHTHIPRPEDYPVMPMAYIGFLLKPNGFFKQNPANNVPPSKKAVEAKAKGGCCH, from the coding sequence ATGCCAACTCCCATTACGCACCCGCTCGAACCCCTCACCGCCGACGAAGTGCGCCGCGCGGTCTCTATTCTCAAGGACTCCGGCAAGGTCACGCGGACAACCCGGTTCGTGTCCGTCAGCCTGAAAGAACCGCCGAAGGCGAGTGTCCACGGCTACACTGGCGGGCCGATTTCCCGCACCGTATTCGCCGTGCTGTTCGACAACGCCACCAACTCTTGTTTCGAGGTGGTCGTTTCGCTGGCTGAGGAAAAGGTCGTCGGCTGGAAGCACGTCCCCGGCGTTCAACCGACGATGACGGCGGACGAGCAGGCGGAATGCGAGCAGGCCGTTCTCACGAGTCCCGAGTTCAAGGCCGCGTTGAAGAAGCAGTACGGGATCGAAGACACGTCCCTCGTCATGGCCGACATCTGGAGCGCGGGCTACTACGGGAACGCGGAAGAGGCCGGCCTGCGCCTCGCCCGGCCGCTTTGCTTCCTCCGCGCCGACCCGACCGAAAACGGGTACGCCCGGCCGATCGAGGGCGTCCGCCCCGTCGTCGACCTGAACGCGATGAAGGTCATTCGCGTCGAGGAGTACGGCCACTGGCCGCTGCCGCCCGACGCCGGCAACTACGCGGCCGACCGCGTACCGCACCAGCGCACCGACATCAAGCCGCTCGAAATCACCCAGCCCGAAGGCCCGAGTTTCCAGGTCGAAGGTTACAACGTGACCTGGCAGAACTGGAAGTTCGTGATCGGCTTCAACGCCCGCGAGGGGTTGACGCTGCACCACCTGCGGTACACCGACGGCTGCGAAGACCGCTCCGTCCTCTACCGCGCGTCCCTGACGGAAATGGTCGTCCCCTACGGCGACCCGACGCCGACGCAGTACCGCAAGAACGCGTTCGACGTGGGCGAGTACGGCATGGGCATGTGCGCGAACAGCCTGGAACTCGGGTGCGACTGCCTTGGCCTGATCCGCTATTTCGACGCCCACCTCTGCACAAGCCGCGGCGAGCCGCTAACGATCAAAAACGCCATCTGCATGCACGAGGAAGACTACGGCATCCTCTGGAAACACACCGACCGCCGCCTGCCCGACCGCCCCGAAGTGCGGCGGTCCCGGCGGCTCGTGGTGTCATCGATCTCGACGGTCGAAAACTACGAGTACGGCTTCTTCTGGTATCTCTACCAGGACGGCAACATCCAATTCGAGATCAAGCTGACCGGCATCCTGTCGCTCGGTACGCTCCAGCCGTTCGAGAAATCGCCCTACGGCCCGCTGATCGCGCCGCAACTTTATGCGCCGGCCCACCAACACTTCTTCAACGCCCGCCTCGACTTCGACCTCGACGGCCAGGCCAACTCGGTTTACCAGGTGGACGTCAAACCCGACGAACCCGGCCCCAATAACCCGCACGCCAACGCCTTCGCCGCCCGGCCGACGTTACTCAAGACCGAGAAACAGGCCCGCGCCCACCTGAATCTCGAAACCGCCCGGACCTGGCGGATCGCCAACCCGAACGTCCTGAACGCCGTCGGCGAGCCGGTCGGCTACAAGCTCTTCCCGATGGACAACTCTTTCCCCATGGCCGGGCCGGACGCTTGGTGGCGGAAGCGGGCCGAGTTCGTCAACTACCACGTCTGGGTCACGCCCTTCGCCCCGGATGAACAGTACGCCGCCGGCGACTACCCGAACCAGAGCCGGGGCGGCGGCGAAGGGCTCATGAAGTGGACCGAGCAGGATCGGCCGATCGAGAACACCGATGTCGTCTTGTGGTACACCTTCGGCCACACCCACATCCCGCGGCCGGAAGACTACCCCGTCATGCCGATGGCTTACATCGGCTTCCTCCTCAAGCCGAACGGCTTCTTCAAGCAAAACCCGGCGAACAACGTGCCGCCGTCGAAGAAAGCCGTGGAAGCGAAAGCCAAGGGCGGCTGTTGCCACTGA
- a CDS encoding MFS transporter, translating to MSTPAASEPLPARPPSWKWWVCAVLLLATFLNYADRQVSSVSMPVLKAKYQIAERRIGILEGCFGFAFAAGSIVFGAVADRVGPRRLYPVVLAGWSAAGIATAFAGQDGFTDWLVRAGDDPGAGPFRWVLTCRTALGFFEAGHWPCALLTVRQILTAKDRPFGNALLQSGASLGAIAVPVYIEIADRANAGWEFAFWSVGIAGLMWVPLWASLIRRGDLEGALPPAAVDTSTASWAVVVRQFVGLAIVISCLNVSWQFLRAWLPLFLQDYHGLSPTVTRLCVFAYFIATDVGCIAAGLLVKLLAAYGTPVYVARRIGFTGFTGLVALAAVVPFVDSKLLMVALLMIAGGGILGLHPYYYAFVQELSAARMGLLSGTLAATGWIASSIFQIEIGAHIQEMKNYNAGLFIAGLAPLIALVALLTLVRRPA from the coding sequence ATGAGTACGCCCGCCGCGTCCGAACCTCTCCCCGCCCGCCCGCCGTCGTGGAAGTGGTGGGTCTGTGCCGTTCTCCTGCTGGCCACGTTTCTGAACTACGCGGACCGCCAGGTCTCCTCGGTCTCGATGCCGGTACTGAAGGCGAAGTATCAGATCGCGGAGCGCCGCATCGGGATATTAGAGGGATGTTTCGGGTTCGCGTTCGCGGCCGGGTCCATCGTGTTCGGCGCGGTGGCCGACCGGGTCGGTCCGCGGCGGTTGTACCCGGTGGTGCTGGCCGGGTGGTCGGCGGCCGGAATCGCGACCGCGTTCGCGGGCCAAGATGGCTTCACCGACTGGCTGGTCCGGGCGGGGGACGACCCGGGCGCGGGACCGTTCCGATGGGTACTCACTTGCCGGACGGCGCTCGGATTTTTTGAAGCGGGGCACTGGCCCTGTGCGCTGTTGACTGTGCGCCAAATATTGACCGCGAAAGACCGCCCGTTTGGAAATGCGTTATTACAAAGCGGTGCGTCGCTCGGCGCGATCGCGGTTCCCGTGTACATCGAAATCGCGGACCGCGCGAATGCCGGGTGGGAGTTTGCGTTCTGGTCCGTCGGAATTGCTGGGCTGATGTGGGTGCCTCTCTGGGCTTCTCTCATCCGTCGCGGCGACCTTGAGGGCGCGCTTCCGCCGGCCGCCGTTGATACCTCGACCGCGAGTTGGGCTGTCGTTGTACGTCAGTTCGTGGGGCTCGCGATCGTGATTAGTTGCCTGAATGTGAGCTGGCAGTTCCTCCGAGCGTGGCTGCCGTTGTTCCTGCAGGACTATCATGGGCTTTCGCCCACGGTCACTCGCCTTTGCGTGTTCGCGTATTTCATCGCCACCGACGTGGGCTGCATCGCCGCCGGGTTGTTGGTGAAGTTGCTCGCTGCCTATGGCACACCGGTCTACGTAGCCCGGCGCATCGGGTTCACCGGCTTCACCGGTCTGGTGGCCCTGGCGGCCGTCGTACCATTCGTTGACAGCAAGCTGCTCATGGTCGCCCTGCTGATGATTGCCGGGGGAGGGATCTTGGGTCTTCACCCGTACTATTATGCTTTCGTGCAAGAACTGTCGGCGGCCCGCATGGGGTTGCTTTCCGGCACACTGGCCGCGACCGGGTGGATCGCCTCAAGTATCTTCCAAATCGAAATCGGTGCCCACATTCAAGAGATGAAGAACTACAACGCCGGCCTGTTCATCGCCGGCCTCGCGCCCCTGATCGCACTCGTGGCCCTCCTCACGTTGGTCCGTCGGCCGGCCTAA
- a CDS encoding creatininase family protein → MQLTDLTWPAIAALDKNTPVVFPVAALEQHGRHMPLFTDSLLAGEVVRRAAEKLGDRVLFAPLQWLGNSDHHLDFPGTLSAPPRVYLDLLNGLLDNFVAHGFKRLVFVNGHGGNDVPGKQAVFEARQRYRHRDDLLFLFATYWSLGAEPNKASPATRQTQMGHACEWETSMMLRLAPHLVGNVIDLEAVEFGDPFLPASRGWITKERTVPGHIGDPAAATAEKGEMLFQLFAADVVALLERVLKWDGRSWNG, encoded by the coding sequence ATGCAACTCACCGATCTTACGTGGCCCGCGATCGCGGCGCTGGACAAGAACACGCCGGTCGTCTTTCCGGTCGCCGCACTGGAACAGCACGGGCGGCACATGCCGCTGTTTACGGACAGCTTGCTCGCGGGCGAAGTCGTTCGCCGCGCGGCGGAAAAGCTCGGCGACCGGGTACTCTTCGCGCCACTCCAGTGGCTCGGGAACTCGGACCACCACCTCGATTTCCCGGGCACCTTGTCCGCACCGCCGCGGGTGTACCTCGACTTGCTCAACGGCTTGCTCGACAACTTCGTGGCCCACGGCTTCAAGCGGCTCGTGTTCGTGAACGGCCACGGCGGTAACGACGTTCCCGGCAAACAAGCGGTGTTTGAAGCCCGGCAGCGGTATCGCCACCGCGACGACCTACTGTTTCTCTTCGCCACGTATTGGAGCCTCGGGGCCGAACCGAACAAGGCGAGCCCGGCGACCCGGCAGACGCAGATGGGCCACGCCTGCGAGTGGGAGACGTCCATGATGCTGCGACTCGCCCCGCACCTCGTGGGTAACGTCATCGACCTCGAAGCCGTGGAGTTCGGTGACCCGTTCCTCCCCGCCAGCCGCGGGTGGATCACCAAGGAGCGCACCGTCCCCGGCCACATCGGCGACCCTGCCGCCGCCACCGCCGAGAAGGGCGAGATGCTGTTCCAACTGTTCGCCGCGGACGTGGTCGCTTTACTCGAACGAGTCCTGAAATGGGACGGACGGAGTTGGAACGGATGA
- a CDS encoding amidohydrolase, translating to MRIVRWFLAPCALIVSVADLRSQPAEPADLIVHNARVVTLNAKAPTAAAVAVKNGRIVAVGSNEDALARKGPRTRVIDAGGHTLLPGLYDSHVHPLGAALSEASGPLPDLQSLEEVFAFLKKKVAETPEGHWIVIRYAFPTRLKEARFPTKAELDAVAPRHPVLYHAGPAGVANSAALMASGVTRDTPDPPAGRIVRDAKTGEPTGMLRNAYGVLKGVPSDGESLSTGAKRVAVKKLLREYNKLGLTSIADRNAGRDSLDLYLSLQKANDLDIRVNVARSFDPTGSRAAVAQRLDGLAGPDRRGGPTGTGDEWVRIGPIKMFLDGGMLNGTAYMRTPWPKGPTYQVTDDDYRGLLFIPPDQLKMVVEEAARRKWQVTAHCAGEGGMDVLLDAYEFANRVTPIKDLRFCITHANFPSANNLVRCKELGVCADVQPAWLWKDGVTLRRVLGEERTRWFQPYKSWLAHTTIGGGSDHMLRYDSIRSTNPWNPWLGIWVAVTRHTERGDVHQPDECLTREQALRLYTTNNAYLHHEESEKGTLEAGKLGDLIVVDRDILSCPVDDIRETKVLYTVVGGKVVYEAKE from the coding sequence ATGCGAATCGTTCGCTGGTTTCTCGCACCGTGCGCTCTTATCGTTTCAGTCGCCGACCTCCGATCGCAGCCCGCCGAGCCTGCGGATTTGATCGTCCACAACGCCCGCGTCGTTACCCTCAACGCCAAGGCACCGACCGCAGCCGCCGTCGCAGTGAAGAACGGGCGGATCGTGGCGGTCGGAAGTAACGAGGACGCGCTGGCGCGAAAGGGGCCGCGGACGCGCGTGATCGACGCCGGCGGCCACACCCTTCTGCCCGGCCTGTACGACAGCCACGTCCACCCGCTCGGTGCCGCACTGAGTGAGGCGTCCGGCCCCCTGCCCGATTTGCAATCGCTCGAAGAGGTTTTTGCCTTCCTGAAGAAGAAGGTGGCGGAAACGCCCGAGGGACACTGGATCGTCATCCGGTACGCGTTCCCGACGCGACTGAAGGAAGCGCGGTTCCCGACGAAAGCTGAGTTGGACGCGGTCGCACCCCGGCACCCCGTGCTTTACCACGCCGGCCCGGCGGGCGTCGCGAACAGCGCGGCACTGATGGCGTCCGGCGTCACCCGCGACACGCCTGACCCGCCTGCTGGTCGTATTGTTCGCGACGCGAAGACGGGTGAACCGACTGGCATGCTCCGGAACGCATACGGTGTCTTGAAGGGCGTTCCGTCCGACGGGGAATCGCTCTCCACCGGTGCGAAACGGGTCGCGGTCAAGAAACTGTTACGCGAGTACAACAAGCTCGGCCTCACCAGCATCGCCGACCGCAACGCCGGGCGCGACTCGCTCGACTTATACCTGTCGCTCCAGAAAGCCAACGACCTCGATATCCGCGTCAACGTCGCCCGCAGCTTCGACCCGACCGGCTCGCGGGCGGCCGTCGCCCAGCGGCTCGACGGCCTGGCCGGACCCGACCGCCGCGGCGGCCCGACCGGCACGGGCGACGAGTGGGTCCGGATCGGGCCGATCAAGATGTTCCTCGACGGCGGCATGTTGAACGGCACCGCGTATATGCGCACGCCCTGGCCGAAAGGACCGACGTATCAAGTCACCGACGACGATTACCGCGGCCTTCTGTTCATCCCGCCCGACCAGTTGAAGATGGTGGTCGAGGAGGCGGCCCGGCGGAAGTGGCAGGTGACCGCCCACTGCGCCGGCGAGGGCGGCATGGACGTGCTGCTCGACGCCTACGAATTCGCGAACCGCGTCACGCCGATCAAGGATCTGCGCTTTTGCATCACGCACGCCAACTTTCCGTCCGCGAACAACCTCGTGCGGTGCAAGGAACTGGGCGTCTGCGCGGATGTGCAGCCGGCGTGGCTGTGGAAAGACGGCGTCACCCTCCGCAGGGTTCTCGGCGAAGAGCGAACGCGGTGGTTCCAGCCCTATAAAAGTTGGCTCGCACACACCACCATCGGCGGCGGCAGCGACCACATGCTGCGCTACGACTCGATCCGCTCGACAAACCCCTGGAACCCCTGGCTCGGCATCTGGGTGGCCGTCACCCGCCATACCGAACGCGGCGACGTCCACCAGCCGGACGAATGCCTGACCCGCGAACAGGCCCTCCGCCTGTACACGACCAACAACGCCTACCTCCACCACGAAGAGAGCGAAAAAGGCACCCTGGAAGCCGGCAAACTCGGCGACCTGATCGTCGTCGACCGCGACATCCTCTCCTGTCCCGTAGACGACATTCGTGAAACAAAAGTGCTGTACACCGTGGTCGGCGGCAAAGTCGTGTACGAAGCAAAAGAGTAA
- a CDS encoding TolC family protein, translating into MSARKLFSLWRPALQVAVATELLLHGVGCSRPFYRKQADKEVSEILGDKDKYDAWKIDNFHIYPDPQARFADPSDPDRPPKPPDDPAAYDLSPNPQKPGKAGVARVEGTGYLALITKWDKENREKLAQEEATEKAELARANIGDSDDFVGPKQEIRLASATMQAPPTAPSGPGTPAPSSGPLGATPSSVETTPAEINQTGLEATGRTSLEIAGRPTYRISLDQAAELAMFNSREYQDRRENLYLAALPVSQERFAFTSQLFAASEAVRGASGSQTASGTTNSWSINNGAGLSKVLPTGGLLLLNFANQTVFDFTNPKSTLSTTTLNFSALQPLLKGGGQAVALESLTQAERNLLYQIRTFARFRKELYVEIASNSGGSISGSSFQPTGILSNNGAGGGGLGGSGIAVGGVPSGATTIPGPILAPSSPGSLNLGAAITPAPAGYLNTMLQNIEIYIDKENISVLNLILQRYRGLLEGDVVGPLQVQSVEQQLLTGRANLLTDQQQYLDSIDSFKIELGVPTNLNIETDDSVLRPLMKQYRRSRAIIEEEQAAVMDASRLSTLDKAPQVRPELLNMMQKTTFVKGTEFAKAIRARLAVWEALSDKDLKDKLETIRQETQALLNRQAELQKNDKLPTPADQARLKALGSESDLGNYERVLRKYEADYVQGGTVKKLDPTAERRRVVQFRDVASYWQKILVEARDERWAAIRKGWPELPQCCVDGVDLIHADLSTAEAAAARHALANRFDLMNVRAQMVDAWRQLAVFANALLGTFTVQYNLATNSPLTVAQPTNIGGSGTTNQLVLNTQLPLVRIQERNNYRGSQIAYQRQRRALQEAEDLAVRAVRSEIHLLRVYAESYRIQQRQLELAYLTIDSSLEALQAPSPPGTARGGDGPAALTQQLLSAQRSLPAAQNALLAIWINYLDARLQLYRDLELMPLDARGVWIDEIRACDCGLSSELLPGGPPLPATGSGAPTPGSQQRLGEPRSIPLPLPAATGGQKRME; encoded by the coding sequence ATGAGCGCCCGGAAACTCTTCTCACTGTGGCGGCCGGCGCTGCAAGTGGCGGTCGCGACGGAATTGCTGTTGCACGGCGTGGGATGCTCCCGCCCGTTCTACCGCAAGCAGGCCGACAAGGAAGTGTCGGAGATCCTGGGCGACAAGGACAAGTACGACGCCTGGAAGATCGACAACTTCCACATTTACCCCGACCCGCAGGCCCGGTTCGCCGACCCGAGCGACCCGGACCGGCCGCCCAAACCGCCGGACGACCCCGCCGCCTACGACCTGTCGCCCAACCCGCAGAAGCCCGGAAAGGCGGGGGTCGCGCGGGTTGAAGGCACCGGCTATCTCGCCCTGATCACCAAATGGGACAAGGAAAACCGCGAGAAACTCGCCCAGGAAGAAGCCACCGAGAAGGCGGAACTCGCCCGCGCGAACATCGGCGATTCCGACGACTTCGTCGGCCCGAAGCAGGAAATCCGCCTCGCTTCCGCCACCATGCAAGCCCCCCCAACCGCGCCTTCCGGCCCGGGTACGCCGGCCCCGTCGTCCGGTCCGCTCGGGGCAACGCCCTCGTCAGTTGAGACGACGCCGGCCGAAATTAATCAGACGGGTCTGGAAGCCACCGGGCGGACATCGCTCGAAATCGCCGGGCGTCCGACCTACCGGATTTCGCTCGACCAGGCGGCCGAACTCGCCATGTTCAACAGTCGCGAGTATCAGGACCGGCGGGAAAACCTGTACTTGGCGGCCCTGCCGGTGTCCCAGGAGCGGTTCGCGTTCACCTCGCAACTGTTCGCCGCCTCGGAAGCGGTTCGTGGAGCCTCCGGCAGCCAAACCGCGAGCGGGACGACGAACTCCTGGAGCATCAATAACGGGGCGGGTCTCAGCAAAGTCTTACCCACGGGGGGGTTGCTCCTCCTGAACTTCGCCAACCAGACGGTGTTCGATTTCACGAACCCGAAGTCGACCCTCAGCACCACGACCCTCAATTTCAGCGCGCTACAACCCCTCCTGAAAGGCGGCGGCCAAGCCGTGGCCCTCGAATCGTTGACCCAGGCCGAGCGGAACCTGCTTTACCAAATCCGGACGTTCGCCCGCTTCCGCAAGGAGTTGTACGTCGAGATCGCGAGCAACAGCGGCGGCAGTATCTCCGGTTCGAGCTTCCAACCGACCGGGATTCTGTCGAACAACGGGGCCGGCGGCGGCGGTCTGGGCGGGTCCGGAATAGCCGTCGGCGGTGTGCCGAGTGGGGCGACAACGATCCCTGGCCCGATCCTCGCACCCAGTTCGCCCGGAAGTCTGAATCTCGGGGCCGCGATCACGCCCGCCCCGGCCGGCTACCTGAACACGATGTTGCAAAACATCGAAATCTACATCGACAAGGAAAACATCTCCGTCCTCAACCTCATCTTGCAACGATACCGCGGGTTGCTGGAAGGCGATGTCGTCGGGCCGCTCCAGGTCCAATCCGTCGAACAACAGTTGCTGACCGGCCGGGCCAACTTGCTCACCGACCAGCAGCAGTATCTCGATTCGATCGACAGCTTCAAGATCGAACTCGGGGTGCCGACTAATCTGAACATCGAGACTGACGATTCGGTCTTGAGGCCGCTCATGAAGCAGTACCGGCGGTCGCGGGCGATCATCGAGGAAGAGCAAGCCGCCGTCATGGACGCCTCCCGGCTGAGTACCCTGGACAAGGCTCCGCAAGTCCGGCCGGAACTGCTCAACATGATGCAGAAAACCACGTTCGTGAAAGGAACCGAGTTCGCCAAAGCGATCCGGGCACGGTTGGCGGTGTGGGAAGCTCTGTCCGACAAAGACCTAAAGGACAAATTGGAGACGATTCGTCAGGAGACGCAAGCTCTTTTGAATCGCCAGGCCGAGCTTCAGAAAAACGACAAACTCCCCACTCCGGCGGATCAGGCCCGGCTAAAGGCCCTCGGGTCCGAAAGCGACCTCGGAAATTACGAACGGGTTCTGCGGAAATACGAGGCGGATTACGTCCAGGGCGGCACGGTGAAAAAATTGGACCCGACCGCCGAGCGCCGCCGGGTCGTGCAGTTCCGGGACGTGGCCAGTTACTGGCAGAAGATCCTGGTCGAAGCCCGCGACGAGCGGTGGGCGGCCATTCGCAAGGGCTGGCCAGAACTCCCGCAGTGTTGTGTGGACGGGGTCGACCTCATCCACGCCGACCTGTCAACGGCCGAGGCGGCCGCCGCGCGACACGCCCTCGCGAACCGGTTCGACCTCATGAACGTCCGCGCCCAAATGGTGGACGCCTGGCGGCAACTGGCCGTGTTCGCCAACGCCCTACTCGGAACCTTCACGGTCCAGTACAACCTTGCGACCAACTCCCCGCTGACGGTGGCCCAACCCACCAACATCGGCGGAAGTGGGACTACCAACCAACTTGTGCTCAATACGCAACTCCCTCTGGTTCGAATCCAGGAGCGGAATAACTATCGCGGGAGTCAAATCGCGTACCAACGGCAGCGCCGGGCCTTGCAGGAAGCCGAAGATTTAGCTGTGAGAGCCGTGAGAAGTGAAATTCACTTGTTGCGTGTGTATGCCGAGAGCTATAGAATTCAGCAACGTCAACTGGAACTGGCCTACCTGACCATCGATAGTTCACTGGAGGCCTTGCAAGCTCCCAGTCCGCCCGGGACCGCCCGCGGCGGGGACGGCCCCGCCGCCCTGACCCAACAGTTACTAAGCGCACAACGCAGCCTTCCGGCCGCCCAAAACGCGTTGCTCGCGATCTGGATTAACTATCTAGACGCCCGTCTTCAACTTTATCGCGATCTCGAGTTGATGCCCCTCGACGCGAGAGGAGTATGGATCGATGAAATCCGAGCCTGCGACTGCGGCCTCAGCTCCGAACTCCTTCCCGGTGGCCCGCCCCTCCCAGCAACCGGAAGCGGCGCCCCCACACCCGGCAGCCAGCAACGGCTCGGCGAACCACGATCCATCCCACTCCCACTCCCCGCCGCAACGGGCGGTCAAAAAAGGATGGAGTAG